A stretch of the Danio rerio strain Tuebingen ecotype United States chromosome 18, GRCz12tu, whole genome shotgun sequence genome encodes the following:
- the kbtbd4 gene encoding kelch repeat and BTB domain-containing protein 4 (The RefSeq protein has 1 substitution compared to this genomic sequence) — translation MDSGEDGGCVGGPSGDENYFQGYTFTDRSHSSRVVKSIMDLCLEDGLFADVIVTVDSKEFQLHRLVLSAQSSFFRSMFTSNLREAYDRNIELKDVSATVFQSLVDYIYHGMIKLRVEDLQDTYEMADMYQLTALFEECSRFLSRTVDVRNCLQVMWLADRHSDQELYTAAKHCAKIHLVQLHQTDEFLNLPLCLLMDIIKDGVPSSQNPTAAIESWINHNKVEREEYSDMLLDSLKEIGEKVHIYLIGKEDTRTHSLAVSLHCDEDHAISVSGQNSLCHQITAACKHGADLYVVGGSIPRRMWKCNMHTMDWERCAPLPRDRLHHTLVSVSTEDAIYSLGGKTLQDTLSNAVICYTVKDNIWKETTQLDTAVSGAAGVNLGGTIYLLGGEENDMDFFTKPSRLIQCFETATQRCQTKPYMLPFAGCMHATAHKDLIFVVAEGDSLVCYNPLLDSFTRLRFPEVWSCVPSLWKVASCNGCIYVFRDKCKKGDANTLKLNPATSVVSVIKGIKILLTNWQFVLA, via the exons ATGGATTCTGGTGAGGATGGAGGTTGTGTTGGAGGTCCATCAGGGGATGAAAACTACTTCCAGGGCTACACCTTCACTGATCGCTCCCATTCCAGCCGTGTTGTGAAGAGCATCATGGACTTGTGCCTGGAGGACGGGCTGTTTGCAGACGTCATTGTGACTGTGGACAGTAAAGAGTTCCAGCTTCACCGTTTGGTGCTGTCGGCTCAAAGCAGCTTCTTCAGGTCCATGTTCACCTCAAACCTCAGAGAGGCTTATGACCGTAATATTGAGCTGAAGGACGTCAGTGCAACCGTCTTCCAGTCACTGGTGGACTACATCTACCATGGGATGATCAAGCTGAGGGTTGAAGATCTGCAGGACACATATGAAATGGCCGATATGTATCAGCTCACCGCTCTGTTTGAGGAGTGCTCCCGCTTTCTGTCACGGACTGTGGATGTTAGGAACTGCCTTCAG GTGATGTGGTTGGCGGACAGACACAGTGACCAGGAGTTGTATACGGCTGCCAAGCACTGTGCAAAGATACACCTGGTTCAGCTGCACCAGACAGATGAGTTCCTGAATTTGCCATTGTGCCTTCTCATGGACATCATTAAAG ATGGTGTGCCAAGCTCACAAAATCCAACCGCAGCTATTGAATCTTGGATCAATCACAACAAAGTGGAGCGAGAGGAGTATTCTGATATGCTTCTTGACAGCCTAAAG GAGATTGGGGAAAAAGTGCACATATACCTAATTGGAAAGgaagacacacgcacacactcactagCAGTGTCTCTTCATTGTGACGAGGACGACGCCATCAGTGTGAGCGGCCAGAACAGTCTGTGCCACCAGATCACAGCTGCCTGCAAACATGGGGCGGATCTATATGTTGTAGGAGGCTCCATACCGCGACGCATGTGGAAATGCAACATGCACACGATGGACTGGGAACGCTGCGCCCCTCTGCCCCGGGACCGTCTCCACCACACGCTCGTGTCCGTGTCCACAGAGGACGCCATATACTCATTGGGAGGCAAAACCCTTCAGGACACTCTCTCAAACGCCGTCATTTGCTACACCGTAAAGGACAACATATGGAAAGAGACCACTCAGCTAGACACGGCAGTATCAGGTGCAGCCGGAGTCAATTTGGGAGGTACCATTTACCTTTTGGGTGGAGAAGAAAATGACATGGACTTCTTTACCAAGCCTTCTCGCCTTATACAGTGCTTTGAGACTGCCACCCAGAGGTGCCAGACCAAGCCCTACATGCTGCCTTTTGCTGGATGCATGCATGCCACCGCTCATAAGGACCTTATTTTTGTGGTGGCAGAGGGCGACTCTTTGGTGTGTTATAACCCACTGCTGGACAGTTTCACGAGGTTGCGCTTCCCTGAAGTTTGGAGCTGTGTGCCATCTTTATGGAAAGTGGCCAGCTGCAATGGGTGCATTTATGTTTTTAGGGACAAATGCAAGAAAGGCGATGCGAACACTTTGAAGTTGAACCCTGCCACATCTGTGGTCTCTGTAATCAAGGGAATCAAAATCCTGCTCACGAACTGGCAGTTCGTACTGGCCTGA
- the ddb2 gene encoding DNA damage-binding protein 2 isoform X2, giving the protein MGKGAGDFIGGMKFCPRDSSKVFVASGDGTVSVQSFEGLQSQILSRTPDCGHDHHDLCYWYCCVDVSVSRQMLATGDSTGRLLLLGLDGHEIFKEKLHKAKVTHAEFNPRCDWLMATSSVDATVKLWDLRNIKDKNSYIAEMPHEKPVNAAYFNPTDSTKLLTTDQRNEIRVYSSYDWSKPDQIIIHPHRQFQHLTPIKATWHPMYDLIVAGRYPDDQLLLNDKRTIDIYDANSGGLVHQLRDPNAAGIISLNKFSPTGDVLASGMGFNILIWNREDTLSSVNRKQTIVTGEDVGGRAGGSRSQRSSQQRPSRDRRAAADEAKLKKKLSATETKSKTKSKTESKTSKSKKK; this is encoded by the exons ATGGGA AAGGGAGCAGGTGACTTTATTGGGGGTATGAAGTTCTGCCCCAGAGATTCATCTAAAGTCTTTGTGGCTTCCGGTGATGGCACAGTCAGCGTGCAGAGTTTTGAGGGCCTCCAAAGTCAGATATTGTCTCGTACCCCAGACTGTGGCCATGACCACCATGATCTTTG TTACTGGTACTGCTGTGTGGATGTGTCTGTTAGCCGTCAGATGCTTGCTACTGGGGACAGTACTGGAAGACTTCTCCTTCTTGGCCTGGATGGTCATGAG attttcaAAGAGAAGCTGCACAAAGCCAAAGTGACCCATGCCGAATTCAACCCtcgctgtgattggctgatggcaaCATCCTCTGTTGATGCTACAGTCAAGCTGTGGGACCTCCGGAATATTAAAGACAAAAACAGTTACATCGCTGAGATGCCTCATGAAAAACCAGTCAATGCTG CATACTTCAACCCGACAGACAGCACCAAGTTGCTTACTACTGATCAGAGGAATGAGATCAGGGTGTACAGTTCATACGACTGGTCTAAACCGGATCAAATAATTATTCATCCTCATCGGCAGTTTCAGCACTTGACTCCCATCAAG GCAACCTGGCATCCCATGTATGACCTCATTGTGGCTGGCCGTTACCCAGATGATCAACTATTACTCAATGATAAAAGAACTATTGACATTTATGATGCCAACAGTGGTGGACTTGTGCACCAGCTGAGAGACCCCAATGCAGCTGGTATCATATCT ctCAACAAATTCAGTCCAACTGGGGATGTGCTTGCGTCTGGAATGg GCTTTAACATTTTGATCTGGAACCGAGAGGACACACTGAGCAGTGTTAATAGGAAACAGACAATAGTGACAGGTGAGGACGTTGGAGGCAGAGCTGGAGGTTCCAGATCCCAGCGCAGCTCACAGCAGCGTCCAAGCAGAGACAGAAGAGCAGCTGCTGATGAGGCCAAGCTCAAGAAGAAACTCTCAGCCACAGAAACCAAGTCAAAGACCAAGAGCAAGACCGAATCCAAAACATCCAAATCAAAGAAAAAGTGA
- the ddb2 gene encoding DNA damage-binding protein 2 isoform X3 — protein MLATGDSTGRLLLLGLDGHEIFKEKLHKAKVTHAEFNPRCDWLMATSSVDATVKLWDLRNIKDKNSYIAEMPHEKPVNAAYFNPTDSTKLLTTDQRNEIRVYSSYDWSKPDQIIIHPHRQFQHLTPIKATWHPMYDLIVAGRYPDDQLLLNDKRTIDIYDANSGGLVHQLRDPNAAGIISLNKFSPTGDVLASGMGFNILIWNREDTLSSVNRKQTIVTGEDVGGRAGGSRSQRSSQQRPSRDRRAAADEAKLKKKLSATETKSKTKSKTESKTSKSKKK, from the exons ATGCTTGCTACTGGGGACAGTACTGGAAGACTTCTCCTTCTTGGCCTGGATGGTCATGAG attttcaAAGAGAAGCTGCACAAAGCCAAAGTGACCCATGCCGAATTCAACCCtcgctgtgattggctgatggcaaCATCCTCTGTTGATGCTACAGTCAAGCTGTGGGACCTCCGGAATATTAAAGACAAAAACAGTTACATCGCTGAGATGCCTCATGAAAAACCAGTCAATGCTG CATACTTCAACCCGACAGACAGCACCAAGTTGCTTACTACTGATCAGAGGAATGAGATCAGGGTGTACAGTTCATACGACTGGTCTAAACCGGATCAAATAATTATTCATCCTCATCGGCAGTTTCAGCACTTGACTCCCATCAAG GCAACCTGGCATCCCATGTATGACCTCATTGTGGCTGGCCGTTACCCAGATGATCAACTATTACTCAATGATAAAAGAACTATTGACATTTATGATGCCAACAGTGGTGGACTTGTGCACCAGCTGAGAGACCCCAATGCAGCTGGTATCATATCT ctCAACAAATTCAGTCCAACTGGGGATGTGCTTGCGTCTGGAATGg GCTTTAACATTTTGATCTGGAACCGAGAGGACACACTGAGCAGTGTTAATAGGAAACAGACAATAGTGACAGGTGAGGACGTTGGAGGCAGAGCTGGAGGTTCCAGATCCCAGCGCAGCTCACAGCAGCGTCCAAGCAGAGACAGAAGAGCAGCTGCTGATGAGGCCAAGCTCAAGAAGAAACTCTCAGCCACAGAAACCAAGTCAAAGACCAAGAGCAAGACCGAATCCAAAACATCCAAATCAAAGAAAAAGTGA
- the ddb2 gene encoding DNA damage-binding protein 2 has translation MARGRAQTDSAASKQTKTVNSKKRPNEETPQPSTKKLKAKQQHKSKQKEETYIQASVKWTGGQKKVGQTSILHYIYKSSLGQSIHAQLRQCLQEPFIRSLKSYKLHRTASPFDRRVTSLEWHPTHPTTVAVGSKGGDIILWDYDVLNKTSFIQGKGAGDFIGGMKFCPRDSSKVFVASGDGTVSVQSFEGLQSQILSRTPDCGHDHHDLCYWYCCVDVSVSRQMLATGDSTGRLLLLGLDGHEIFKEKLHKAKVTHAEFNPRCDWLMATSSVDATVKLWDLRNIKDKNSYIAEMPHEKPVNADSTKLLTTDQRNEIRVYSSYDWSKPDQIIIHPHRQFQHLTPIKATWHPMYDLIVAGRYPDDQLLLNDKRTIDIYDANSGGLVHQLRDPNAAGIISLNKFSPTGDVLASGMGFNILIWNREDTLSSVNRKQTIVTGEDVGGRAGGSRSQRSSQQRPSRDRRAAADEAKLKKKLSATETKSKTKSKTESKTSKSKKK, from the exons ATGGCGCGAGGAAGAGCTCAGACAGACTCTGCTGCATCGAAGCAGACGAAGACTGTCAATTCAAAGAAAAGACCGAATGAAGAAACTCCGCAACCTTCCACCAAAAAGCTGAAAGCTAAACAACAACATAAGAGCAAACAAAAAGAAG AAACCTATATACAAGCAAGTGTGAAATGGACAGGAGGTCAAAAGAAAGTGGGCCAAACAAGCATTCTTCATTACATTTACAAAAGTTCATTGGGACAGAGTATCCATGCTCAACTGCGCCAG TGTCTGCAAGAGCCTTTCATACGCTCACTTAAATCTTACAAGCTGCACCGAACTGCCAGTCCCTTTGACAGGAGGGTCACTAGTCTGGAATGGCATCCCACACATCCCACCACCGTTGCAGTGGGATCAAAGGGTGGAGACATCATCCTGTGGGATTATGATGTGCTGAATAAAACCTCTTTCATACAAGGG AAGGGAGCAGGTGACTTTATTGGGGGTATGAAGTTCTGCCCCAGAGATTCATCTAAAGTCTTTGTGGCTTCCGGTGATGGCACAGTCAGCGTGCAGAGTTTTGAGGGCCTCCAAAGTCAGATATTGTCTCGTACCCCAGACTGTGGCCATGACCACCATGATCTTTG TTACTGGTACTGCTGTGTGGATGTGTCTGTTAGCCGTCAGATGCTTGCTACTGGGGACAGTACTGGAAGACTTCTCCTTCTTGGCCTGGATGGTCATGAG attttcaAAGAGAAGCTGCACAAAGCCAAAGTGACCCATGCCGAATTCAACCCtcgctgtgattggctgatggcaaCATCCTCTGTTGATGCTACAGTCAAGCTGTGGGACCTCCGGAATATTAAAGACAAAAACAGTTACATCGCTGAGATGCCTCATGAAAAACCAGTCAATGCTG ACAGCACCAAGTTGCTTACTACTGATCAGAGGAATGAGATCAGGGTGTACAGTTCATACGACTGGTCTAAACCGGATCAAATAATTATTCATCCTCATCGGCAGTTTCAGCACTTGACTCCCATCAAG GCAACCTGGCATCCCATGTATGACCTCATTGTGGCTGGCCGTTACCCAGATGATCAACTATTACTCAATGATAAAAGAACTATTGACATTTATGATGCCAACAGTGGTGGACTTGTGCACCAGCTGAGAGACCCCAATGCAGCTGGTATCATATCT ctCAACAAATTCAGTCCAACTGGGGATGTGCTTGCGTCTGGAATGg GCTTTAACATTTTGATCTGGAACCGAGAGGACACACTGAGCAGTGTTAATAGGAAACAGACAATAGTGACAGGTGAGGACGTTGGAGGCAGAGCTGGAGGTTCCAGATCCCAGCGCAGCTCACAGCAGCGTCCAAGCAGAGACAGAAGAGCAGCTGCTGATGAGGCCAAGCTCAAGAAGAAACTCTCAGCCACAGAAACCAAGTCAAAGACCAAGAGCAAGACCGAATCCAAAACATCCAAATCAAAGAAAAAGTGA
- the paqr5a gene encoding membrane progestin receptor gamma-A (The RefSeq protein has 1 substitution compared to this genomic sequence): MLNLIKLPQVFTINQVPKVFHEDGIISGYRHPCSSAKDCVLSLFQLTNETLNIWTHFLPTWFFLWKLLTVVLVLEDWRDPFIWPFLVFLLSCCVYPLASSCAHTFSTMSERARHICFFFDYGALSFYSLGSAIIYSSYSFPDKWVNGTFHLNYVSIAVVNSIISTALACYSRLGLPFLEYNCHSIKRPSGKLDQKLCKCLRIIAFVYPYLFDNIPLFYRIFVCAGEGCTVNEANTVHYQHTSLAFFTGFLFATHLPERLAPGSFDYIGHSHQLFHVFAIIGTYFQMTAIELDMAARKQWLHAHLPPVTFLNTVGAAFFSVVSGLCIVYVFSLSLFSTRGVKNKSL, encoded by the exons ATGCTCAATCTCATCAAGCTACCTCAAGTGTTCACCATCAACCAGGTTCCAAAA GTCTTCCATGAAGATGGTATCATCTCAGGGTATCGCCACCCATGCAGCTCTGCCAAAGACTGCGTGCTAAGTCTTTTCCAGCTAACAAATGAAACCCTCAATATTTGGACTCATTTTCTACCTACATG gTTTTTCTTGTGGAAACTGCTGACGGTGGTGCTGGTGCTGGAGGACTGGCGGGATCCTTTCATATGGCCTTTCCTGGTGTTCCTGCTGTCATGCTGTGTGTATCCACTGGCTTCCAGCTGCGCCCACACCTTCAGCACCATGTCTGAACGGGCCAGGCACATCTGCTTCTTTTTTGATTATGGAGCACTCAGCTTCTACAGCCTTG GTTCTGCCATCATCTACTCCTCTTACTCGTTTCCAGATAAATGGGTTAATGGCACATTTCACTTAAACTATGTTTCTATAGCTGTTGTCAACTCTATTATCTCCACTGCTCTTGCCTGCTACTCAAG acttGGTTTACCATTTCTTGAGTATAATTGCCACAGCATTAAAAG GCCTTCTGGGAAATTGGATCAGAAGCTTTGTAAATGTCTCCGGATAATTGCATTTGTTTATCCATATCTCTTCGACAACATCCCCCTCTTTTACAGA ATCTTTGTGTGCGCTGGTGAGGGCTGCACTGTTAATGAGGCTAATACAGTTCACTATCAGCACACATCATTGGCTTTCTTTACTGGCTTTCTTTTTGCCACACACCTGCCTGAACGACTGGCTCCTGGCAGTTTTGACTACATAG GTCACAGTCATCAGCTCTTCCACGTGTTCGCTATTATTGGCACATATTTCCAGATGACGGCCATTGAACTTGACATGGCTGCAAGGAAACAGTGGCTTCATGCTCATTTGCCGCCAGTCACCTTTCTAAACACAGTAGGAGCTGCGTTCTTTAGTGTGGTCAGTGGGCTTTGTATAGTATATGTCTTCAGTCTATCGCTTTTCTCCACCAGAGGTGTGAAGAACAAATCATTCTGA
- the LOC101883522 gene encoding protein FAM180A, with protein MLLTQIKVFVVLGILGIREPWNTTDVLAVLHGGLEPQESIRSVGDANLMFEFLLRGLEIDVDDNIVMRDQEIASMRQGRAFLSLINDNIPKTASAMEKLLAVMEEQANSFNQAHFETLILGSIYSAYQARFHRLESEQQAWSNILGRLANVTLVQLRKS; from the exons ATGCTGCTGACACaaataaaagtatttgttgtTTTGGGGATCTTAGGCATTAGAGAGCCCTGGAACACAACAG ATGTTTTAGCAGTTCTTCACGGAGGACTCGAGCCTCAAGAATCTATCAGATCTGTAGGTGATGCTAACCTGATGTTTGAG TTCTTATTGAGAGGACTGGAGATTGACGTGGACGATAACATTGTCATGCGGGATCAAGAAATAGCATCTATGCGACAAGGCCGAGCTTTTTTatctcttataaatgacaatatcCCAAAGACTGCGTCTGCAATGGAGAAGTTACTGGCTGTGATGGAGGAGCAGGCCAACTCTTTTAATCAGGCCCATTTTGAGACCCTCATCCTCGGGAGCATCTATTCAGCTTATCAGGCCCGGTTCCACAGGCTGGAGTCAGAGCAGCAGGCCTGGAGCAATATACTTGGACGTCTTGCGAACGTAACTTTAGTTCAGCTACGCAAGTCTTAA
- the ddb2 gene encoding DNA damage-binding protein 2 isoform X1: MARGRAQTDSAASKQTKTVNSKKRPNEETPQPSTKKLKAKQQHKSKQKEETYIQASVKWTGGQKKVGQTSILHYIYKSSLGQSIHAQLRQCLQEPFIRSLKSYKLHRTASPFDRRVTSLEWHPTHPTTVAVGSKGGDIILWDYDVLNKTSFIQGKGAGDFIGGMKFCPRDSSKVFVASGDGTVSVQSFEGLQSQILSRTPDCGHDHHDLCYWYCCVDVSVSRQMLATGDSTGRLLLLGLDGHEIFKEKLHKAKVTHAEFNPRCDWLMATSSVDATVKLWDLRNIKDKNSYIAEMPHEKPVNAAYFNPTDSTKLLTTDQRNEIRVYSSYDWSKPDQIIIHPHRQFQHLTPIKATWHPMYDLIVAGRYPDDQLLLNDKRTIDIYDANSGGLVHQLRDPNAAGIISLNKFSPTGDVLASGMGFNILIWNREDTLSSVNRKQTIVTGEDVGGRAGGSRSQRSSQQRPSRDRRAAADEAKLKKKLSATETKSKTKSKTESKTSKSKKK; encoded by the exons ATGGCGCGAGGAAGAGCTCAGACAGACTCTGCTGCATCGAAGCAGACGAAGACTGTCAATTCAAAGAAAAGACCGAATGAAGAAACTCCGCAACCTTCCACCAAAAAGCTGAAAGCTAAACAACAACATAAGAGCAAACAAAAAGAAG AAACCTATATACAAGCAAGTGTGAAATGGACAGGAGGTCAAAAGAAAGTGGGCCAAACAAGCATTCTTCATTACATTTACAAAAGTTCATTGGGACAGAGTATCCATGCTCAACTGCGCCAG TGTCTGCAAGAGCCTTTCATACGCTCACTTAAATCTTACAAGCTGCACCGAACTGCCAGTCCCTTTGACAGGAGGGTCACTAGTCTGGAATGGCATCCCACACATCCCACCACCGTTGCAGTGGGATCAAAGGGTGGAGACATCATCCTGTGGGATTATGATGTGCTGAATAAAACCTCTTTCATACAAGGG AAGGGAGCAGGTGACTTTATTGGGGGTATGAAGTTCTGCCCCAGAGATTCATCTAAAGTCTTTGTGGCTTCCGGTGATGGCACAGTCAGCGTGCAGAGTTTTGAGGGCCTCCAAAGTCAGATATTGTCTCGTACCCCAGACTGTGGCCATGACCACCATGATCTTTG TTACTGGTACTGCTGTGTGGATGTGTCTGTTAGCCGTCAGATGCTTGCTACTGGGGACAGTACTGGAAGACTTCTCCTTCTTGGCCTGGATGGTCATGAG attttcaAAGAGAAGCTGCACAAAGCCAAAGTGACCCATGCCGAATTCAACCCtcgctgtgattggctgatggcaaCATCCTCTGTTGATGCTACAGTCAAGCTGTGGGACCTCCGGAATATTAAAGACAAAAACAGTTACATCGCTGAGATGCCTCATGAAAAACCAGTCAATGCTG CATACTTCAACCCGACAGACAGCACCAAGTTGCTTACTACTGATCAGAGGAATGAGATCAGGGTGTACAGTTCATACGACTGGTCTAAACCGGATCAAATAATTATTCATCCTCATCGGCAGTTTCAGCACTTGACTCCCATCAAG GCAACCTGGCATCCCATGTATGACCTCATTGTGGCTGGCCGTTACCCAGATGATCAACTATTACTCAATGATAAAAGAACTATTGACATTTATGATGCCAACAGTGGTGGACTTGTGCACCAGCTGAGAGACCCCAATGCAGCTGGTATCATATCT ctCAACAAATTCAGTCCAACTGGGGATGTGCTTGCGTCTGGAATGg GCTTTAACATTTTGATCTGGAACCGAGAGGACACACTGAGCAGTGTTAATAGGAAACAGACAATAGTGACAGGTGAGGACGTTGGAGGCAGAGCTGGAGGTTCCAGATCCCAGCGCAGCTCACAGCAGCGTCCAAGCAGAGACAGAAGAGCAGCTGCTGATGAGGCCAAGCTCAAGAAGAAACTCTCAGCCACAGAAACCAAGTCAAAGACCAAGAGCAAGACCGAATCCAAAACATCCAAATCAAAGAAAAAGTGA